The Cellulomonas sp. S1-8 genome has a window encoding:
- a CDS encoding sugar ABC transporter substrate-binding protein, whose translation MRRGIPAAAVTLGLTLALTACSGSGNDTSGDPTSQATGDGAGGSLVVWVDETRQGAVESAAAAFESENGVDVELVLKNFEDIRADFLAQVPTGEGPDLTVGAHDWLGELTTNGVVAPIELGDKTGDFEEVAVQAFTQDGQVYGLPYAIENIALIRNTALAPEAPATWDDAVAAGQAAGTPYPILVQTGTEGDPYTYYPLQTSFGAPVFVQNDDGSYTSELALGGEPGHAFATWLQGQSQAGVLSTDITYDIAVEAFKNGESPFIVGGPWMLEQFADLELSIDPIPSAGGMPAQPFVGVQGFYVSAQSDNALLANDFLVNYIATDEAQLALYEAGSRPPALVSAAETASADPITAGFAAVGAEAVPMPSIPEMGSVWAFWGVTQANIIAGTTEPVAGWDKMVADIQGAIGS comes from the coding sequence ATGCGACGAGGCATCCCGGCCGCTGCGGTGACGCTCGGCCTCACGCTGGCGCTCACGGCGTGCAGCGGTTCCGGCAACGACACGTCGGGCGACCCGACCTCGCAGGCCACCGGCGACGGCGCCGGCGGGAGCCTGGTGGTCTGGGTCGACGAGACACGGCAGGGGGCCGTGGAGAGCGCGGCCGCAGCCTTCGAGAGCGAGAATGGCGTGGACGTCGAGCTCGTGCTGAAGAACTTCGAGGACATCCGGGCCGACTTCCTCGCGCAGGTGCCCACCGGCGAGGGCCCGGACCTCACCGTCGGCGCGCACGACTGGCTGGGCGAGCTCACGACGAACGGCGTCGTCGCTCCCATCGAGCTGGGCGACAAGACCGGCGACTTCGAGGAGGTCGCCGTCCAGGCCTTCACCCAGGACGGCCAGGTGTACGGCCTGCCGTACGCCATCGAGAACATCGCGCTCATCCGCAACACCGCGCTCGCCCCCGAGGCTCCGGCCACCTGGGACGACGCCGTCGCCGCCGGCCAGGCCGCCGGCACGCCCTACCCGATCCTCGTGCAGACGGGCACCGAGGGTGACCCGTACACCTACTACCCGCTGCAGACGTCGTTCGGCGCCCCCGTCTTCGTGCAGAACGACGACGGGTCCTACACCTCCGAGCTCGCGCTCGGCGGCGAGCCGGGCCACGCCTTCGCGACCTGGCTGCAGGGGCAGAGCCAGGCCGGCGTGCTGTCCACCGACATCACCTACGACATCGCGGTCGAGGCGTTCAAGAACGGTGAGTCGCCGTTCATCGTCGGCGGCCCGTGGATGCTCGAGCAGTTCGCCGACCTCGAGCTGTCGATCGACCCCATCCCGTCGGCCGGCGGGATGCCCGCTCAGCCGTTCGTGGGCGTGCAGGGCTTCTACGTCTCCGCGCAGAGCGACAACGCGCTGCTCGCGAACGACTTCCTCGTCAACTACATCGCGACCGACGAGGCGCAGCTCGCGCTGTACGAGGCGGGCAGCCGGCCGCCCGCGCTGGTGTCCGCCGCGGAGACCGCGTCGGCCGACCCCATCACCGCCGGCTTCGCGGCCGTCGGGGCCGAGGCCGTCCCGATGCCCTCGATCCCGGAGATGGGCTCGGTCTGGGCGTTCTGGGGGGTCACGCAGGCGAACATCATCGCGGGGACGACCGAACCGGTCGCCGGCTGGGACAAGATGGTCGCCGACATCCAGGGAGCCATCGGGTCCTGA
- a CDS encoding sugar ABC transporter permease gives MAGTAPSSSAPRMRPHRWFAELGWRHLVGVVAVVYAVFPIVYVISASLSQGGTLTGSNRLFATLDPANYEALGGTLFWTWLANSLQIAIATGVGTVLMGAAAAYAFSRFRFTGRRGGLTALLIVQMFPQMLAFVAIFLLLISLGNVVPALGLNSKLALIAVYLGGALGVNTFLMYGFFNTVPRELDEAAKIDGATHAQTYWTIILRLVTPILAVVALLSFIATFGEFIIARMVLQSERSWTVAVGLYGWVSALLEANWGLFTAGAVIAALPVLLLFLFLQKYIVGGLTAGSVKG, from the coding sequence ATGGCCGGCACCGCGCCCAGCTCGTCCGCGCCCCGCATGCGCCCGCACCGCTGGTTCGCCGAGCTCGGCTGGCGGCACCTCGTCGGCGTCGTCGCCGTCGTGTACGCGGTCTTCCCGATCGTCTACGTCATCTCGGCGTCGCTGTCGCAGGGCGGCACGCTGACCGGCTCCAACCGGCTGTTCGCGACCCTGGACCCCGCCAACTACGAGGCGCTCGGCGGCACCCTGTTCTGGACCTGGTTGGCCAACTCGCTGCAGATCGCGATCGCGACGGGCGTCGGCACCGTGCTCATGGGGGCCGCCGCGGCGTACGCGTTCTCGCGGTTCCGCTTCACGGGGCGGCGCGGTGGCCTGACGGCGCTGCTCATCGTCCAGATGTTCCCGCAGATGCTCGCCTTCGTCGCGATCTTCCTGCTGCTGATCTCGCTGGGCAACGTCGTGCCGGCCCTCGGCCTGAACAGCAAGCTCGCCCTGATCGCCGTCTACCTGGGCGGTGCGCTGGGCGTGAACACGTTCCTCATGTACGGGTTCTTCAACACCGTCCCGCGCGAGCTCGACGAGGCCGCCAAGATCGACGGCGCCACGCACGCCCAGACGTACTGGACGATCATCCTGCGGCTCGTCACGCCGATCCTCGCGGTCGTCGCGCTGCTGTCGTTCATCGCGACGTTCGGCGAGTTCATCATCGCCCGCATGGTGCTGCAGTCGGAGCGCAGCTGGACCGTCGCGGTGGGTCTGTACGGCTGGGTCTCGGCGCTGCTCGAGGCCAACTGGGGGCTCTTCACGGCGGGTGCCGTCATCGCCGCCCTGCCCGTGCTGCTGCTGTTCCTGTTCCTGCAGAAGTACATCGTCGGCGGGCTGACGGCGGGGTCCGTCAAGGGGTGA
- a CDS encoding ABC transporter permease subunit, with amino-acid sequence MPTHPTLADDATDPGGTTDGPPGTAPPPRSGGRPRRDREPVRPGLLAKIALMAVVNALGVFGVLAAWREGHVGILVSMLVLVLAADWVYFSRRTLPLKYVLPGLAFLLVYQVYVVGYTGWVAFTNYGDGHNSTQADAVSALLMQNERRVEGSATYPLTVVERGGELGFAIVEDGEARVGTAEQPMAVEDGATVDDGRVTQVPGATVLERQEVLARQSEVTDLRVALSDDPNDGSVRTQDARTGFVSVPSLTWDPDAETMTDVTTGTVYHATSDGWFESDDGQRLAVGWRVMVGLDNFRTAFGDERYAGPFVKILLWTFAFAILSVVTTFLLGLFLAITFNDTRLRGRRIYRTLLIFPYAIPGFLAALLWSGLLNRSYGFVNQVLLGGAAIPWLTDPWLAKASVLGVNLWLGFPYMFLICTGALQSLPGDVLEAAKVDGAGALRTWRSVTLPLLLVSTAPLLISSFAFNFNNFTLIYMLTNGGPRFADASVPLGHTDILISMVYSVSGLDGTAAKNYGLASALSIVVFVIVATISAITFKKTKQFEEIN; translated from the coding sequence ATGCCCACCCACCCCACCCTCGCCGACGACGCGACGGACCCCGGCGGGACCACGGACGGCCCGCCCGGAACGGCGCCGCCGCCGCGGTCGGGTGGTCGCCCCCGCCGGGACCGCGAGCCCGTGCGACCCGGGCTGCTCGCGAAGATCGCCCTCATGGCCGTCGTCAACGCGCTGGGCGTGTTCGGCGTCCTGGCCGCGTGGCGCGAGGGCCACGTCGGCATCCTCGTCTCGATGCTCGTGCTGGTCCTCGCCGCGGACTGGGTCTACTTCTCGCGTCGCACCCTGCCGCTGAAGTACGTCCTGCCGGGGCTCGCGTTCCTGCTCGTCTACCAGGTGTACGTCGTCGGGTACACGGGCTGGGTCGCGTTCACCAACTACGGCGACGGCCACAACTCCACGCAGGCCGACGCCGTGTCGGCCCTGCTCATGCAGAACGAGCGGCGCGTCGAGGGCTCCGCCACCTACCCGCTGACGGTCGTCGAGCGCGGCGGCGAGCTCGGGTTCGCCATCGTCGAGGACGGCGAGGCCCGGGTCGGCACCGCCGAGCAGCCGATGGCCGTCGAGGACGGCGCGACGGTCGACGACGGCCGCGTCACGCAGGTGCCGGGCGCCACGGTGCTGGAGCGTCAGGAGGTCCTCGCACGGCAGTCCGAGGTCACGGACCTGCGGGTCGCGCTGTCCGACGACCCGAACGACGGGTCGGTGCGCACGCAGGACGCGCGCACCGGGTTCGTCTCGGTGCCGTCGCTCACGTGGGACCCCGACGCCGAGACCATGACGGACGTGACGACGGGCACGGTCTACCACGCGACGTCCGACGGGTGGTTCGAGTCCGACGACGGCCAACGTCTCGCCGTCGGCTGGCGGGTGATGGTCGGCCTCGACAACTTCCGCACCGCCTTCGGCGACGAGCGCTACGCGGGGCCGTTCGTCAAGATCCTGCTCTGGACGTTCGCGTTCGCGATCCTGTCGGTCGTCACCACGTTCCTGCTCGGCCTGTTCCTGGCGATCACCTTCAACGACACGCGGCTGCGCGGGCGCAGGATCTACCGGACGCTGCTGATCTTCCCGTACGCGATCCCCGGGTTCCTGGCGGCGCTGCTGTGGTCCGGGCTGCTCAACCGGTCCTACGGGTTCGTCAACCAGGTGCTGCTCGGCGGCGCCGCGATCCCGTGGCTGACGGACCCGTGGCTCGCCAAGGCGTCCGTCCTCGGCGTGAACCTGTGGCTCGGCTTCCCGTACATGTTCCTCATCTGCACCGGTGCGCTGCAGTCGCTGCCGGGGGACGTGCTCGAGGCCGCGAAGGTCGACGGCGCCGGGGCGCTGCGGACGTGGCGCTCGGTCACGCTGCCGCTCCTGCTCGTCTCGACGGCACCGCTGCTCATCTCGTCGTTCGCCTTCAACTTCAACAACTTCACTCTCATCTACATGCTCACGAACGGGGGGCCGCGGTTCGCCGACGCGTCCGTGCCGCTCGGCCACACCGACATCCTCATCTCGATGGTCTACTCGGTGTCCGGCCTGGACGGCACCGCGGCCAAGAACTACGGCCTGGCCAGCGCGCTGTCGATCGTCGTCTTCGTCATCGTCGCGACCATCTCCGCGATCACGTTCAAGAAGACGAAGCAGTTCGAGGAGATCAACTGA
- a CDS encoding LacI family DNA-binding transcriptional regulator yields the protein MRTRLTDLADQAGVSTATVSRVLNGKPGVSARARQAVLAALDMLGYERPEKLRMRSAGLVGLVVPELTNPVFPAFAQIIETMLTDRGYTPLLCTQSPGGTTEDQYVELLMDHGVDGIVFVSGLHADTTASKDRYHRLRGRGVPLVLVNGYAEGVDAPAVSTDDSAAMDQAMRHLHSLGHRAIGLAIGPTRFVPSQRKRDAFLALLEKQGDVAAPESHVVSTLFTVEGGHAAATELLTSGHTAVVCGSDLMALGAVRAARALGLRVPEDVSVIGFDDSPLIAFTDPPLTTVRQPVAAMGQAAVSALVAEITGTRPARAELLFHPELVVRGSTGSVPAPAPDAGTRAAAPVAR from the coding sequence GTGCGCACTCGACTGACCGACCTGGCCGACCAGGCCGGGGTGAGCACCGCGACCGTGTCGCGTGTGCTCAACGGCAAGCCCGGCGTGTCCGCACGAGCGCGGCAGGCCGTGCTCGCCGCGCTCGACATGCTCGGCTACGAGCGGCCCGAGAAGCTGCGCATGCGCTCCGCCGGCCTCGTCGGGCTCGTCGTCCCCGAGCTGACCAACCCGGTCTTCCCCGCGTTCGCCCAGATCATCGAGACGATGCTGACCGACCGCGGGTACACGCCCCTGCTGTGCACGCAGTCGCCCGGCGGCACCACCGAGGACCAGTACGTCGAGCTGCTCATGGACCACGGCGTGGACGGCATCGTCTTCGTGTCCGGGCTGCACGCGGACACCACGGCCAGCAAGGACCGCTACCACCGGCTGCGCGGCCGGGGAGTCCCGCTGGTGCTCGTCAACGGGTACGCCGAGGGCGTCGACGCACCCGCGGTGTCGACCGACGACTCCGCGGCCATGGACCAGGCGATGCGCCACCTGCACTCCCTCGGCCACCGCGCGATCGGGCTCGCCATCGGGCCCACGCGGTTCGTCCCCTCGCAGCGTAAGCGGGACGCGTTCCTGGCGCTCCTCGAGAAGCAGGGCGACGTCGCCGCCCCCGAGAGCCACGTCGTCTCGACCCTCTTCACCGTCGAGGGCGGCCACGCGGCCGCGACCGAGCTGCTCACCTCCGGGCACACCGCCGTGGTCTGCGGCTCCGACCTCATGGCACTCGGGGCCGTGCGCGCCGCGCGTGCCCTCGGCCTGCGGGTGCCCGAGGACGTGTCCGTCATCGGCTTCGACGACTCCCCGCTCATCGCGTTCACCGACCCCCCGCTCACCACCGTGCGGCAGCCGGTGGCCGCGATGGGGCAGGCCGCCGTCTCCGCGCTCGTCGCCGAGATCACGGGCACCCGCCCCGCACGCGCGGAGCTGCTGTTCCACCCCGAGCTCGTCGTGCGCGGCTCGACCGGCAGCGTGCCCGCCCCCGCGCCCGACGCCGGGACCCGCGCCGCCGCTCCCGTCGCCCGCTGA
- a CDS encoding deoxyguanosinetriphosphate triphosphohydrolase — MTTLDPAVLDADGYAEADRERWVPEGEKSRERTPFERDRARLVHSSALRRLGAKTQVLGPSSDDFVRTRLTHTLEVAQVGRELGKALGCDPDVVDSACLAHDLGHPPFGHNGERALADLARGIGGFEGNAQTLRLLTRLDPKVVAPDGRSVGLNLTRASLDASVKYPWRYGQGPISPASGRPTHKFGVYEDDLPVFTWLRAAAPEGRKCLEAQVMDLADDISYSVHDVEDAVVGGRLDLAVLSHPDERVRVVEAVDTWYGAQVTSAELEAAMDRLVVARLWEPGFDGSRRALAVLKDATSQLIGRFAKAAQQATRARYGDGPLTRYAAELVVPHETLAEILVLKGLAVTYVMAPRELEPLYAHQREVLTDLVRVLADRGPDVLEPPFAADWRAADDDTQRLRVVVDQVASLTDVSAVDLHARLVRSR, encoded by the coding sequence GTGACCACCCTCGACCCCGCCGTCCTCGACGCGGACGGCTACGCCGAGGCCGACCGTGAACGCTGGGTGCCCGAAGGGGAGAAGTCGCGCGAGCGCACCCCGTTCGAGCGGGACCGGGCCCGCCTCGTGCACTCCTCGGCGCTGCGCAGGCTCGGCGCCAAGACCCAGGTCCTCGGGCCGTCGTCGGACGACTTCGTGCGCACCCGCCTGACGCACACGCTCGAGGTCGCGCAGGTCGGCCGTGAGCTCGGCAAGGCCCTGGGCTGCGACCCCGACGTCGTCGACTCCGCGTGCCTCGCGCACGACCTGGGTCACCCGCCGTTCGGCCACAACGGGGAGCGCGCGCTCGCGGACCTCGCGCGCGGCATCGGCGGGTTCGAGGGCAATGCCCAGACGCTGCGGCTCCTGACGCGCCTGGACCCCAAGGTCGTCGCACCCGACGGCCGCTCCGTGGGCCTCAACCTCACGCGCGCGAGCCTCGACGCGTCGGTGAAGTACCCGTGGCGGTACGGGCAGGGGCCGATCAGCCCCGCGAGCGGACGCCCGACGCACAAGTTCGGCGTCTACGAGGACGACCTGCCGGTGTTCACCTGGCTCCGTGCCGCCGCGCCCGAGGGTCGCAAGTGCCTCGAGGCGCAGGTGATGGACCTCGCCGACGACATCTCCTACTCGGTGCACGACGTCGAGGACGCCGTCGTCGGCGGACGCCTCGACCTCGCGGTCCTGTCCCACCCGGACGAGCGGGTGCGGGTCGTCGAGGCCGTCGACACCTGGTACGGCGCCCAGGTCACGAGCGCCGAGCTCGAGGCCGCGATGGACCGGCTCGTCGTCGCGCGGCTCTGGGAGCCCGGGTTCGACGGGTCGCGTCGCGCGCTCGCGGTGCTGAAGGACGCGACGAGCCAGCTCATCGGCCGGTTCGCCAAGGCCGCCCAGCAGGCGACGCGCGCGCGCTACGGCGACGGACCGCTGACGCGCTACGCCGCGGAGCTGGTCGTGCCGCACGAGACGCTGGCCGAGATCCTCGTGCTCAAGGGGCTCGCCGTCACGTACGTCATGGCGCCGCGTGAGCTCGAGCCCCTGTACGCGCACCAGCGCGAGGTGCTGACGGACCTCGTCCGGGTGCTGGCCGACCGGGGCCCCGACGTGCTCGAGCCGCCGTTCGCCGCCGACTGGCGCGCGGCCGACGACGACACGCAGCGGCTGCGTGTCGTCGTCGACCAGGTCGCCTCGCTCACCGACGTGTCGGCTGTCGACTTGCACGCACGGCTCGTTCGGTCACGGTGA
- a CDS encoding glycoside hydrolase family 13 protein, producing the protein MTVEDLPTSLLVHRPDTDGQWWRHAVIYQVYPRSFADASGDGIGDLPGVTAHLDHLVELGVDAVWLSPFYRSPQADAGYDVADYRDVDPLFGTLADADAMIARAHELGLRVVVDLVPNHTSDEHVWFQAALAARPGSPERARYLFREGRGEHGELPPNNWESIFGGAAWTRTTDPEGAPGQWYLHLFDSKQPDLNWENPQVHAEFEDVLRFWLDRGVDGFRVDVAHGMVKADGLPDWDGHVTMIDGADDGEPVTGAGNRGPMFDQDGVHEIYRAWRRVLDTYDGDRAMVAEAWVEPLSRLARYVRPDEMHQAFNFAFLAAGWHAPSLRRVITASFAANDAVGAPTTWVMSNHDVVRHASRLGLADPTHRPNGIGHGDEQPDAPLGLHRARAATLLMLGLPGSAYVYQGEELGLPDHTALDDDLRQDPTYARTGGVERGRDGCRVPLPWVGDAPGLGFSPTGATWLPQPDGWADLAVDRQRGRAGSTYELYRAALRLRRAERIGSGGLRWLGAPVGEDVLAFRNGDVDVVANLGANDVPLPARAQVLLASGPVTEGVLPAGTTVWLRAS; encoded by the coding sequence GTGACCGTCGAGGACCTCCCCACCAGCCTGCTCGTCCACCGCCCCGACACCGACGGGCAGTGGTGGCGGCACGCCGTGATCTACCAGGTGTACCCACGCTCGTTCGCCGACGCGTCCGGCGACGGCATCGGTGACCTGCCGGGCGTCACCGCGCACCTCGACCACCTGGTCGAGCTCGGCGTCGACGCCGTCTGGCTCTCGCCGTTCTACCGCTCGCCGCAGGCCGACGCCGGGTACGACGTCGCCGACTACCGCGACGTCGACCCCCTGTTCGGCACGCTCGCCGACGCCGACGCGATGATCGCCCGCGCGCACGAGCTCGGGCTGCGCGTCGTCGTCGACCTGGTCCCCAACCACACGTCCGACGAGCACGTGTGGTTCCAGGCCGCGCTCGCGGCCCGGCCCGGTTCCCCCGAGCGCGCCCGCTACCTCTTCCGCGAGGGGCGCGGGGAGCACGGCGAGCTGCCGCCGAACAACTGGGAGTCGATCTTCGGCGGAGCGGCGTGGACGCGCACGACCGACCCCGAGGGCGCGCCCGGGCAGTGGTACCTGCACCTGTTCGACAGCAAGCAGCCGGACCTGAACTGGGAGAACCCGCAGGTGCACGCGGAGTTCGAGGACGTGCTGCGGTTCTGGCTGGACCGGGGCGTCGACGGGTTCCGCGTCGACGTCGCGCACGGCATGGTCAAGGCCGACGGTCTGCCGGACTGGGACGGCCACGTCACGATGATCGACGGCGCGGACGACGGGGAGCCGGTGACCGGCGCCGGCAACCGCGGGCCGATGTTCGACCAGGACGGCGTCCACGAGATCTACCGCGCGTGGCGCCGCGTGCTGGACACCTACGACGGCGACCGCGCGATGGTCGCCGAGGCGTGGGTCGAGCCGCTGTCACGCCTGGCGCGGTACGTCCGCCCCGACGAGATGCACCAGGCCTTCAACTTCGCGTTCCTCGCCGCCGGCTGGCACGCGCCGTCGCTGCGCCGGGTGATCACGGCCTCGTTCGCGGCCAACGACGCCGTCGGCGCCCCGACGACGTGGGTGATGTCGAACCACGACGTCGTGCGGCACGCCTCGCGGCTCGGCCTGGCGGACCCGACGCACCGCCCCAACGGCATCGGCCACGGCGACGAGCAGCCCGACGCGCCCCTGGGCCTGCACCGGGCCCGCGCCGCAACCCTGCTCATGCTCGGGCTGCCGGGCTCGGCGTACGTGTACCAGGGCGAGGAGCTCGGCCTGCCCGACCACACAGCGCTGGACGACGACCTGCGACAGGACCCCACGTACGCCCGCACGGGCGGCGTCGAGCGCGGCCGGGACGGCTGCCGCGTCCCGCTGCCGTGGGTCGGCGACGCGCCCGGTCTCGGCTTCTCGCCGACGGGCGCGACCTGGCTGCCGCAGCCCGACGGCTGGGCCGATCTGGCGGTCGACCGGCAGCGCGGCCGCGCGGGGTCGACCTACGAGCTCTACCGGGCGGCGCTGCGGCTGCGGCGCGCCGAACGGATCGGCTCGGGCGGCCTGCGGTGGCTGGGCGCGCCGGTCGGCGAGGACGTGCTCGCGTTCCGCAACGGCGACGTCGACGTGGTCGCGAACCTCGGCGCGAACGACGTCCCGCTGCCCGCTCGCGCGCAGGTTCTGCTCGCGTCGGGCCCGGTCACCGAGGGCGTCCTGCCGGCCGGCACGACCGTGTGGCTTCGCGCGTCCTGA
- a CDS encoding AAA family ATPase, whose product MTFNAKSFADRFKDDASLQEIVEDIRVVTKRIGEAVRPQFELEQLLRMMYAGDKAVSLKPGSIDVQVNGDEIPLFALSSGERQLLQMFLLALGGEESSVIIDEPELSLHVDWQETLVESMRALNGRCQLIFATHSPEIMAHIPDSKIRKL is encoded by the coding sequence GTGACTTTCAATGCCAAGTCATTCGCAGATCGATTCAAGGACGACGCTTCCCTCCAAGAGATTGTCGAAGACATTCGTGTGGTAACGAAGCGAATCGGGGAAGCGGTACGACCGCAATTTGAGCTAGAGCAGCTCCTGCGAATGATGTACGCCGGGGACAAGGCCGTGTCTCTCAAGCCAGGATCGATAGATGTGCAGGTGAATGGTGACGAAATTCCGCTATTCGCGCTTTCGTCCGGTGAGCGCCAATTGCTCCAGATGTTCCTCCTGGCGCTAGGTGGCGAAGAGAGTTCGGTAATCATTGATGAACCTGAACTATCGCTTCACGTCGACTGGCAAGAAACGCTTGTTGAGTCCATGCGGGCGCTGAACGGGCGGTGCCAGCTCATTTTTGCCACTCATAGCCCCGAGATCATGGCGCACATCCCCGACTCAAAGATCCGTAAACTGTGA
- a CDS encoding YciI family protein, which produces MLFICTDPEGQDAAPGDLTIEQWVADVDGRGMRHHGNRLRPVEAATTVRRRGDKVVLTDGPFAETREQIAGYDVIEAADLDEAVAIAAAHPMARAGRVEVRPFWPMGDGD; this is translated from the coding sequence ATGCTCTTCATCTGCACCGACCCCGAGGGGCAGGACGCCGCACCCGGCGACCTGACGATCGAGCAGTGGGTCGCCGACGTGGACGGGCGCGGGATGCGGCACCACGGCAACCGGCTGCGGCCGGTCGAGGCCGCCACGACGGTGCGGCGACGCGGCGACAAGGTCGTGCTGACCGACGGGCCGTTCGCAGAGACCCGCGAACAGATCGCCGGCTACGACGTCATCGAGGCCGCGGACCTGGACGAGGCCGTCGCGATCGCGGCGGCACACCCGATGGCCCGTGCGGGCCGGGTCGAGGTCCGGCCGTTCTGGCCCATGGGCGACGGCGACTGA
- a CDS encoding carboxylate-amine ligase, protein MGVEEEYLLVDADGVPSGVADAAVRAHERAGGEAPDEGPPGGGLEHELQEQQVETGTHPCLELADLAAEVHEGRARASRAALEAGARLVALATSPMHGPTTLTHGARYEALAQAYALTVRDQLTSGCHVHVSVADDDEGVAVLDRIGPWLPVLLALSANSPYWRGEDTGYSSIRSQMWNRWPTAGPTAPFGSAQAYRDTVAGLLATGVALDPAMMYFDARLSPRYPTVEIRVADVCLRADDAVLVAALSRALVETAARQAADGTPAVRTRVEPLRAATWRAGRSGLTGDLLLPPALTPVPARDAVAALLDHLRPVLTESGDLGVVQDLLARLWQRGTGSDEQRAWAREGGLPGVVEHAVAATIA, encoded by the coding sequence ATGGGTGTCGAGGAGGAGTACCTGCTGGTCGACGCCGACGGCGTCCCGTCAGGGGTCGCGGACGCGGCGGTGCGGGCGCACGAGCGCGCCGGCGGCGAGGCGCCGGACGAGGGCCCGCCGGGCGGCGGCCTCGAGCACGAGCTGCAGGAGCAGCAGGTCGAGACCGGGACGCACCCGTGCCTCGAGCTGGCGGACCTCGCGGCCGAGGTGCACGAGGGACGGGCCCGGGCCTCGCGTGCGGCGCTCGAGGCGGGCGCGCGTCTCGTCGCGCTCGCGACCTCCCCGATGCACGGCCCGACGACGCTCACGCACGGTGCTCGCTACGAGGCCCTGGCGCAGGCGTACGCGCTGACCGTCCGCGACCAGCTCACCAGCGGGTGCCACGTGCACGTGTCGGTGGCCGACGACGACGAGGGTGTCGCGGTCCTCGACCGCATCGGGCCGTGGCTGCCGGTGCTGCTCGCGCTGAGCGCGAACTCGCCGTACTGGCGCGGTGAGGACACGGGGTACTCCTCGATCCGTTCGCAGATGTGGAACCGCTGGCCGACGGCCGGGCCGACGGCACCGTTCGGCTCCGCGCAGGCGTACCGCGACACCGTCGCGGGCCTCCTCGCGACCGGCGTCGCCCTGGACCCCGCGATGATGTACTTCGACGCCCGCCTGTCCCCGCGCTACCCGACGGTCGAGATCCGCGTCGCCGACGTCTGCCTGCGCGCCGACGACGCGGTGCTGGTCGCCGCGCTGAGCCGCGCGCTGGTCGAGACGGCCGCGCGGCAGGCCGCCGACGGGACCCCGGCGGTCCGCACGCGGGTCGAGCCGCTGCGGGCCGCGACGTGGCGTGCCGGCCGGTCCGGGCTCACGGGCGACCTGCTGCTGCCCCCGGCGTTGACGCCCGTGCCGGCGCGGGACGCCGTCGCGGCGCTGCTGGACCACCTGCGCCCCGTCCTGACGGAGAGCGGTGACCTCGGAGTCGTGCAGGACCTGCTCGCCAGGCTCTGGCAGCGGGGGACCGGCTCCGACGAGCAGCGGGCGTGGGCGCGCGAGGGCGGCCTGCCGGGTGTCGTCGAGCATGCCGTGGCGGCGACGATCGCCTGA